The Papaver somniferum cultivar HN1 chromosome 6, ASM357369v1, whole genome shotgun sequence genome segment aaaattcggtatctatatataacaaataatttgtatttataaggtcataaaccaatttttatgcatatgtgtgagttatataaagaaaaaataaacttaatatgatgatattaataatatatacaacattagttatccaagaggacgtcgtatggtggtttagatgcctggttagtgagtttgagatctctctcaccttcaccttcaaatctcttcggtcgtttttgtttcataaaaattacaacacgtctaatattcggtcatgtatgctcgggaggcagtaaagcccaaaaagtggagtctttgaaaagtaaaagctaaagaatttatggcgaattaagcggacgtatcattcgggatacgtaaaattcgtgaacgattcgcgaataatccgggaatgccacataatacgcgacttggattCGGAATTGCAaagtacgcgaataagacggtaaaattcgtgatacggaaaaattcgcgaatgattcgcgaatcattcgcgaacttactaactagggttcaGTTTCCTTAAGCATTTATATGCCAGATCAATTTTTATTATATACAAGCGTGTGTGtcaaaaaaatagataaatataagCACACAATGTACACGTAAAACTTGTTTTATTTCTAACCTCATATTTACCTAAATGTGATAAAATTAAGCATGAATGATCTATTCACATTTTTGTTTTCACACCATCTCACATGTGCGAtgttatttttgtgaataaaaataaAGCCGTAATAGATTTGAAACTAATATTTTAAGGATACGTTCCTCTTATTACAAATCTTTACATGTCTACCAAAAATTAGTATTTTCCGAAATGTGAAACTTCACGATttaccgatcttaatttcaatggttaatttttttttaatttctaacggatcattttcaaagtagttgatggtggtgttatacgtcCCGGAATACGTTTATTGTGGGTAGGAACGCAAAGCTTTGTAAGATGAATATTAGCTTCAGATCCATCAAAACAAATGTGAGAATAAAAATGCGAGGGATTCTTCATCTAAAACAAATGTGCAATATGCAtcatcttttaaaaaaaaaatctcgttAGATGATATTTTCAGAAATGAAATAATAACTTATGTTACCAAAGTTCTTGGGGATGTATCAATCTAACATTTGGAGATCTTATATGATGTTGGTAAATTTCAAGCACATTAACATCCTTATTGGCAGCAGTGTTAATTTAGATGTGGATGAATTTCAATGATCCTAATACAACAATTAGAGAAAATTAATTTCCAATATATTTGTAATGGCTTTTCATTGTACATGTAACTCATTATATAgagattttgttggatattttgtTGGATGATATTTTTACCAATATGGTGTTGATATTTTTAAAAGGATGCATTTTTATTTGCCGCTATTCGAGTGTGTTCAACCTTCTTTTTGAAGGTGTCGTTTGGTGATAAACAGACACCTCCGAAAAATATGAAATCCATGCAAGTAGTGGTGACCGTTTCTCTCGAAAACACATTAAAACGTTATTGTTTTGTTCTTCTTTAATAGTATCATCAGAATCTTAAACAATGTTTTTGGACGGGTCCTTTAATTCAATTACGGTGTTAAGGtttcattgaatcctgaaggcataattcgaaCGACTTGTTGTACTCGCCAATTAATTGGAAAAAGTCGTATTATtgtctaaaaatatcaaaaaagccTTGAAGGCATGGGTACACCATATCTTTGGTTGTTTTCATCTTCTAGTTTTTAATCCGATTTTCCAACCGATTTTAAGAGAAATATCTCTAGACAGGCAACTTATCACATagacattttattttttataaatcATTTTATTTTGGAAGAAAACAGAGTTTTATAAGATGAACATATCTATAAAAAATTCAATGGCCAAATGCTCACCCTAAGGTCCAGAAGCCACGAGTAGGGACGAAGCAAGTCAAGAGCATGGGCATGCAGCCCAACCGGCTCCCAAGCCTAAACCCGAAAGAAATTAGCTGGCCCATTGATCCTTACTTGCTCCTCCAAGCAAGAATTTGTATCCAGGTAATCTTAATGCTGGCTAGCCACGAGGTAAGTTTTGGGTCACTGGATAGCTTCTGGACTGTATAACAAATTTTTATTGTTCATCTAATCTAATATTAGACCACCGTGAGTTAGGCTTCGGAGTTTGGATCACTTGGCAAATCTTACCTGATATAAGACAAGATAAAAAATGTCTTATCCTATAGGAAATTGGGTCGGCAACTTTTATCTGTTtgtttagagcaaccacagtcacgaccaaatttgggtactaaacccaaatttggtcccagaaagtatcgcagtggtgaggagtaaacccaaatttggtcgccaaatttagggtttgagaccaaatgtggtcgtcgGCCCAGACTAAAAaagatatagtgggacggaagtattaggAGCGTATGATATCAGGCGAAAGTTTAATCACCGTATACAATCAGGCGAGCATATAATCACCGTATGAGTCAGGCGCATGTATTAACTCCGCCCCCTTCAAACGCGTCAGACGATGTTAATACTTACGCCTGAAATGGGACGGATGTATAAAGGGCGTATGAATGAGGCGCAGTTATAAAAAACGTCTGGGTTGGGCGCATGTATTGTGAGCGTCTGTGTCTAGGCGTATCTTTAATGTACGTCTCTTGTCCATCTACCCTCCGCGTTTCTTCATTAGCTTCTATCAAACACAAATGAAGTTGCATTTCTCACTGAAGCTGGTTGTTCTTATCGAAAGGAAAAAAATCTGAGAAGGGTTCACAATGGTTGGAATAAAAGCCAGCAGTGGTGATGGTTTTGAAAGCTAGATGGATTTTTGGAGTTCAGGCATGAGTAATGATTTAATAAACTTGGGATAATGATGACCTAACAGCATCAACAGTGGATACAGGAGATGCTGATGTTGCTTCCATTGTTCCAATCGGTTGATGGCTGCATACAAAGGAAGAATGGATCCTCAAATTTGCTCGAGTATGGTACTGGCCGTTGATTCGTACAACTGAATGAGAGATAAAGTTCACGGCAACAGAACGAGATGCAGAGTGTTAACTGGTTGCTCGAGCTGTGCTATTGCCGGAAGATGGAGAAATGGAACAGTGGCGTCAGGGGTTGTTGGCCGATGGTGCTGTGACTGATATGGCATTGCTCGTGTTAtgctcgagtttgagaacttttGGAAAGAATGATGGGTTGGCTGATATTAAGCTACTGCAATCGTCGGTGTTGGAAAAAGAAGAGACGAAGAAAGATGTTAGACGAATTGGTTTCACGACACAGACGCAGTTTGTATCTGCGTTTGAATGAGACGCCATTTGTAACTCCGTCCCAGCAAACGCAATTATCATCTACGTCCCGTGCACGGCGTGAATAATACCTACGTCCCATTCAAGCGCGCATTATACCTCCGTTTCATTCAGACGCATGTTATGAACACGCTCCATCAAGAAACGTGGATATAAGTTGCGTCCCGCATCAAGCGTGGATATAAGTTCCGCTTCACCAAAATTTGGTATTCTCCCACTGGGCTTGAACACacggaaaaccaaatttttttggtttttaatctggcttttggtatttggtccatctcatgactgtggttgctcttattaTGGTCATTTTCTAATTCTCGAAAGAATTTAAGACAAAAATTATAATTACCATAGCATACAGTTGATCCAGGAAGAAATATAGTAATTTTCGTGAAGTAACATGGTCATTTTCATTTGGCGGATCTTTAGATTTAGAGATACAGTAATTTTAAGATTCATTCactctcattaagaaatggaaagctGAAAATTTGAAAATGATAGTAAAGTGATTTCTATCAAAAACATAAAGGTAAATTTGAAAGTGACAGTGAAGAAACTTTTCTCAGGTAATAGTAACTTTAATGTTTTATCCTTGATTACAAGATTTTCATACTGAATATATAAAACATTGAGTAAGATACGTCCCTGTTGGACACAACAGCACGGTTTCATCTATCCTAACCTATCTATACATCGTGATGAAATGAATCATGGAGATTTTCTTGGTtaacaacaaaaacaaacaaaaagagtCTGTCGAAGTGACTAACATGACTTGCAATGGCTACCAAACAAACACCCTATGAAATCTTGCTAAACCACCGGCTATGAACATAATTTTAGTACATTCCATGTTTTGGTCATAAGTAATTGCATGTCAATGACAAAAAGCTAAAGGAGAAATAAACATGAGAAATTAGTACAAACTTAACAGTGAGATATTCGGACGAGCATCCCGTGTGAGTGAATGCTGAAAACTACTTTAACCTATTACCGATCACAATGATAGAATGACCTATCTAACAACCATTAAGTTTTTTTTCCGGAATCTATAACTGGATATATCTCCGTCACTCTAGAATCGACGTGAAAACTTTCATATTTTAGATGTGTATAAGCGGCCTTCACAGTCTAAGATTATGGCTATAAAAGGGTCCTGGACAGGTGTTGTGAAAAGGAGGCTAAGATTCATGGGACACTGAGAGAAAAAAACAAAGTGATATGGACTGAAACAGTACTATTGTGGTATATGGCTATATAtatgctgctgctcctgctgctccTGAGATAAGCAGGGAAGCAAAGATCTAGGATCAAATCTATGAGAAATGCTGCTACCTTCCAAGATATTTTAAAataccaaatgttggattttagCCTGCAAAAAAGAAAGTGAAGTTCATCATTCAAATCAATAGGACAaaaataaacgtaccaccagagCTATATATATACATAGGCTTTTTTCCTATCTGGGGGCATATGAGGAGAATCGTTTTGCAATTTTCTGATGACATTATTGAAGACGTACTCTTAAGCTTAACTATAAGAAAAGATGAAAAACGAGTGCTTAAAGTTAAAGATGCATATAAGATTACCAATAATTACATGTGTAATCAAACCTATTCCCAAACTTCTCCAAAACAGCAAAAACCCAACGCCAGATGTATTAGATCACACACCAAAGTAATGGGAGTATGGGACAGAATCACATGCACAAGTGTAATGTCAAACATTTACAGTCCTGGAATTCTCCTGCATAAACATAACCTGTGGTTGTTTTTCAATAGAGATGAAGCACTAATCCTCATTTTAATGTCTTAAATTGGTGTGTTGCGGTAAGAATTCCCTCGAATTATTCTTCTCAGCTAATTTTAACAGTATCAATATTGTCAAGAACTATTTCTATAGATTTGTTTTAATTTTGTTACCTTGCATCTAATTTTACTAGTGGATTTTTTAACGCTAATAAATGATTTTGCCGCTTGCTAGTATTGCCGATATCAGTGAAGCTACTATGGCCTCACAAATGGGCACAGCAACTACAACTTTAATCAAAAAGTTGACAAGATTTGTTTAAGAGGGCAAACCACACAGCATTTGCAGTTGCATTAGCACAAATAGCCAACTCAATTCAAATGCAACCTGCCACATTGCCTTCCCCACCACCACCCTACTTTTCTGCTTGATCTTCTAACTTCGGATAGAAGGAAGGCCCGAACAGTCCAGACAAACTCTATCTCATGTTCTTTACCTTATTAGCTTAATTGTTAATGTTTTTGCATCAGAAAGTCAAAAATAAAATGATATTGGCACAAATACAAATTCATACAATGAAAATTTTGTCCAAATTAATCGATTGATTAAATTCATGCTTACGCAAAATTTATTCCCAATAAATGACTCCTAGAATAATGCGTAAGCAAAAATACTAGAATAATGCGTACGCAAAATTTATTCCCAATAAATGACTCCTATATTTCCAACATTataaattctttttattttttgatagcaTTTTCATTATTAGATATCATCAGTGGTAAAAACAGAATTCACAAAAGTTAAAAATACTCATCTGTCTCTCTCAAATCTgcttgttatcatattacacacATCACACCAATAATATTATATTTACAGTGTACTTATTGTGCCGTCACTTTCTTTGCCTTAATGCATAAATCTGCAactatctctttttctttttatggcATAAATCTCTTTCAATAACCGCAGTACACACACTTCCACAGATTCACTTCTATAAAAAGTAGTCGAAGCATACTAGCATAGCATGCATTAGACAAGCTAACAAGCTAAAGCATATAAGCCTACATTTCTCTTTCAAGTACCAAATAATACTAGTAATAGTAGAAACAGTGGTATATATATAGATAAATCGGGTAGTTTTGGTTAAATAATTTTGCTTCAATAGGTTTTAATTACACATCACAGAGACAGAACCAGTATCACTATCAGTTTTGCTTTATAATGGCTAATTCCAACTATGTATACTGTGGCAACACTGCAGTTAGAAATCACCGAATCCCTTTTCCAACATCGGAAGGAGGAGAAGAACAGCAACAACTCTTTGTTAATGGTGGTCCTCACTACCAATGTGACTACTTTGCTGGTCCCCAATTTccaggttttctttttcttctatggTTTCCTAATATATTACGTATGAATTACATATATATAGAAATAGATATCTGATACTAACCGTGCACAACTAATTTAAAATATTGATTAGGATCGGTTGGCGCAGAGATGATGAAATTGTGGTCTAGTTGTGTGAATGATCAGGAGGCTGAAAATGGTGGTGGAGTTCATGAAGCAAACATCATTAACAACCAGGTGGATGTGAGGAGAAAGAAGACAAAGTTGACGAGTGAACAAGTAGAGGCATTAGAAAAGAGTTTCCAGGAGGATATTCAGCTGGAGCAACAGACATCTGGTAGCACAATCCAGCATAGAAAGAATAGAGTAAAGTTGGAACCAGAGAGGAAACTGAAGCTTTCTAAGGAACTAGGACTTCATCCTCGTCAAGTAGCAACAGGGTTTCAAAATCGACGTGCTAGGCTGAAAGGAAAGCAAATCGAACAACTATACAGTGTACTTAAGAAGGACTACGAAGTCGTGTTAAGAGAAAACCAACATCTTCATCAAGAGGTTAGTAGCTACTGCTACCGATATGAATGAAACTTATGTGTGTGTATAGACTATTAACAGGTATATACTACATGTATATGCATCAGGTTATGGAACTGAAGGAGAAGCTTGACGGTTGCCGGTCTAAGCAAGCTTCTACAGCAAACATGGAATATGGGTCCCTACTGCAAGCTGAGTATAACAAGCTTGTAGATCTCGGTAACTCAAAGACGAAGATTTCCGAGCGCGACAATTATTTGTTCAACGATGAAGTGGACTATTACTCAACAGCCTCATTTCCCTATGGTCGGGGTGTTTCGTCCGAGTATCCATAAATAAGCAGAAAGCTATAGTAGAATGTTCGTTTAGTAGGATTTAACATAAATTAATCTAAATGAAAAACTTCTACATATATTGAGGTTGATATACGGGTTATGGCTTTAATATATAGGAAAAACAAGTGGTACATCCACTTGGCTCTGGCTTGCGTACTAATTTCTAGTGTATTAACTAAGCAATCTTAAATGAGTAGTGCTACGTTAACCGGGGCTGAATACTGGAAAAAATCCGGTGTCTCACAGCCCCTAAGATCCGTTAGAGCTTGTAGAGGTGGACTAATGGATCCCACCGTGGGCCCCCCATTTTTTGTGTCTCGCGGTAGCATTCACACACGGGATTCATGTCCGGGTGAATGTAGCATTGTTGATCCTTAATTGCTCAGCGGAAGCCTATGTACCTTCTACTGACTTTAAAAGTAGTTCATTAATGAATTTGATGAAAAGAGTTGCTTCTTCTAGTAATTAACTTGTTTTCCATTGATCACTAACCCGTCTTGCttattttaattgtttttcttttgtggAAAACCTGTCTTGCTCATTCTTAGAAGGTGCCGTAGCGTGCTCCATATTGTAACACGCGCGTTCCTCCATGTGCATGATTTGAGATCTTTGGTTCTATCTCAAATAAGTTTGCACTTTTGGTCACTTTGTTTATCATTGAATCAAGTACATTTTCAATTGGCTACATACAAAAACAGTTCTCAACTGACATTGTAAAATATGAGCTAATCAAGAATGGTTTGTTGCGAGTTGTAGTCCAAAAGTAATTATACAGTGTACCATGTTATTGAAAAAGTACTCTGGGAAACAAAGCTGTTGTCTAGGAAGGATAGACGTCACGTGACGAGCCCGCTTATTAATTAAAACGAACATAGGGTCGATCAATTAATTAACAAAGTCATATATTTAGCAGTTAGCTTGCTGTTGTCTGTACCATGAAAGGCGATTATCAAGGCGATTCGTCATGCGAGGTTGACTTTGTCAACTTTGAATTTTTTTCGTCTTCTTCGATCGAATCACTCTCTGTGAATCAAATTTTCTTAGTTCTCATATATTTCTAAGTTCATCCTGATTCTATGACTGTTAAATTCTAATCCGTTTCCTTTTTTCTTCCCGTTTtttatttctgttttattttcaaaaccctCATTCTAATGGATTCAAAATATTTTGACATATTAATTGACTAGGATTTTGAAACTTATAGTTTCTAACGTCCTTTTGTTTTATCTTGTTGTTTATTTCTGTTTATAAAATATAATTGTAATTTCTTGTTAAGTGCTTCTTGTAGCTAACTGCTAAAGTTTCCTCCTTTTTCTGTTGTTCACAGATTAGGTCATGAACTGAAGAAGGTAGCGTGCATAGGGTCAAAGTTTTTTCACCATGATGAGACTAGTATGTAAAATAAGAAACGGAGTTTCTGTTTTGTTTTTCTGTTGGGTCTAGTTTTAGATTTCTACTTCAAGGAATATCATATTTATTAGATTTCGTCAGATTATATCGTCAATGTCATGATTATCAAAGAAGATTGACCTTTTTTTTGGACTGTTTTTTAGCGTCATGAGATCCTACTTAGCCACGGATTTGTTATTACACTGTGAATTTTTTCCTTCCTTAAGAGGTATTTAAATAACAGTTTATATTAATCCACATATTTCAAGATGTCTATGAATTACTGTGTGTGTTAGGAAAGCGGATTATCTTGTGGAACAGTTTTTTAAGAATGGATTGTGTGTGCTACTAAAGGTTTCTTGGATTTTATTTATCTTCACACAAGATCTGCTGATAAAGAACCAATGAATTTTTAATTTCAAGTTTAATAATCCTTAGTGGAATTTTATCAGTAATTACTCTACACTTAGCAAATTTTTTTGTTGCTTGATAGAAAGGGTAAAAGATCTAGAACCATTTATGATTCATGTTTTATGGATAGTAGCTCTGCTAAAGCACCCTCATCTTTCATTACTACCCTTAGATGGCCTCTTATGACTACTTTTCCATCTTTCTCTCCTCCTGTTGGGTCCACTTTCAATCTGGGAAGTAATGAGAATGATTGATCTTCAAATGTTG includes the following:
- the LOC113290330 gene encoding homeobox-leucine zipper protein ATHB-22-like — its product is MANSNYVYCGNTAVRNHRIPFPTSEGGEEQQQLFVNGGPHYQCDYFAGPQFPGSVGAEMMKLWSSCVNDQEAENGGGVHEANIINNQVDVRRKKTKLTSEQVEALEKSFQEDIQLEQQTSGSTIQHRKNRVKLEPERKLKLSKELGLHPRQVATGFQNRRARLKGKQIEQLYSVLKKDYEVVLRENQHLHQEVMELKEKLDGCRSKQASTANMEYGSLLQAEYNKLVDLGNSKTKISERDNYLFNDEVDYYSTASFPYGRGVSSEYP